The following coding sequences lie in one Cryptococcus tetragattii IND107 chromosome 7, whole genome shotgun sequence genomic window:
- a CDS encoding 40S ribosomal protein eS27 produces MVLAIDLINRPASTQARTHKLKKIVPEPNSFFMDVKCPGCFAITTVFSHASTVVQCQGCATALCQPTGGKAKLTEGCSFRRKN; encoded by the exons ATG GTTCTCGCCATCGATCTCATCAACCGACCTGCTTCTACCCAGGCTCGTACCcacaagctcaagaagattgtccCTGAGCccaactctttcttcatggACGTCAAGTGCCCTGGGTGCTTCGCCATCAC CACTGTCTTCTCTCACGCCTCTACCGTCGTTCAGTGCCAAGGATGCGCCACCGCTCTTTGCCAACCTACCGGTGGTAAGGCTAAGTTGACCGAGG GCTGCTCTTTCCGCCGAAAGAACTAA
- a CDS encoding mitochondrial import inner membrane translocase subunit TIM13 translates to MSSFFGSGAASPSNDMTARKEQMKQSIQQELAIANAQQLINKINENCFAKCITKPSTSLSSSQESCLSQCMTLYMAAFDQVSRSYVARISKERGVAPGL, encoded by the exons ATGTCCTCTTTCTTCGGTTCCGGCGCCGCCTCTCCTTCTA ACGACATGACTGCCCGAAAGGAGCAAATGAAGCAGTCTATCCAACAAGAG CTTGCCATTGCCAACGCTCAGCAACTCATCAACAAAATCAACGAGAAC TGCTTCGCCAAGTGCATCACCAAGCCTTCCACTTCCCTTAGCTCTTCCCAAGAG TCTTGTCTCTCTCAGTGTATGACCCTCTACATGGCCGCTTTTGACCAGGTCTCTCGATCTTACGTTGCTAGGATATCAAAGGAGCGAGGTGTTGCCCCTGGTCTCTAA
- a CDS encoding histone acetyltransferase type B subunit 2 — protein sequence MASNEPITIDDAGDDFDAVEDNQAINEQYKVWKKNTPFLYDTVITHALTWPSLTCQWLPDITDVPDTDYTSQRMIIGTHTSGQANDHLIIAEVLLPKKGAGISDKALADLYDEEKQEIGSYTASPARIRAIQTINHAGEVNRARYMPQNPELIATKTVTGEVYVFDRTKHESKAPANGECKPDIRLQGQTKEGYGLSWSALKEGHILSASEDTTIGHWDIQGYSKQDPSLQPLRLYTGHSAYVADVEWHPKNENMFGSVSDDGQIMIWDTRSDNAAKASSQVQGHNAEINCISFAPSSEYLFLTGSSDNTIALWDLRKLSTKHHSFEAHTNDVLQLSWSPTSPVHFASASADRRVHIWDLDAIGAEQTPDDAEDGPPELLFVHGGHTSKVCDISWSPNSPWTIASTSEDNILQVWEPSRHLRTPYEAEFDEKDLE from the exons ATGGCCTCCAACGAGCCTATAACAATTGACGACGCCGGCGACGATTTTGACGCCGTCGAGGACAACCAGGCCATCAACGAG CAATACAAAGtctggaaaaaaaa CACTCCTTTCCTTTATGACACTGTCATCACCCACGCCCTCACATGGCCCAGTTTGACCTGCCAATGGCTTCCCGACATAACGGA CGTTCCAGATACAGACTATACAAGTCAGCGCATGATAATTGGTACTCACACTTCTGGCCAGGCCAACGACCATTTGATCATTGCGGAAGTGTTATTGCCCAAGAAGGGAGCCGGGATCAGCGACAAAGCGTTAGCCGATCTCtacgatgaagaaaaacaaG AGATTGGCTCATACACAGCTTCCCCTGCCCGTATCCGCGCCATCCAGACAATCAACCATGCCGGCGAAGTGAACCGCGCGCGTTATATGCCCCAAAATCCCGAACTCATCGCTACCAAGACAGTCACTGGTGAAGTCTATGTATTTGACAGGACAAAGCATGAGAGCAAGGCACCGGCAAACGGGGAATGCAAGCCAGATATCCGACTGCAGGGGCAGACCAAAGAAGG CTATGGGTTATCTTGGAGTGCTTTGAAGGAAGGCCACATCCTCAGTGCTAGTGAGGATACTACCATCGGCCACTG GGATATCCAAGGCTATTCCAAGCAGGACCCTTCTTTACAACCGTTGCGACTGTACACTGGACACTCTGCTTATGTTGCT GATGTTGAGTGGCACCCCAAAAACGAGAACATGTTTGGTTCCGTCAGTGACGACGGCCAGATTATGAT CTGGGACACTCGAAGTGACAACGCGGCCAAGGCCAGCTCCCAGGTCCAAGGCCACAACGCCGAAATTAATTGCATCTCTTTTGCCCCTAGCAGCGAGTACTTGTTCTTAACCGGTTCATCGGACAAT ACCATTGCGCTTTGGGATCTTCGAAAGCTTTCCACCAAACACCACTCTTTCGAAGCTCATACAAACGATGTTCTTCAACTTTCCTGGTCCCCCACATCGCCTGTCCACTTTGCGTCTGCCTCCGCCGATCGCCGCGTCCACATATGGGACCTCGATGCTATTGGTGCTGAACAAACTCCCGACGATGCCGAAGACGGGCCTCCCGAGCTTTTGTTTGTCCACGGTGGTCATACCAGCAAAGTATGCGATATTTCCTGGAGCCCAAACTCTCCATGGACGATCGCGAGCACTTCGGAGGATAACATTCTGCAGGTTTGGGAGCCTTCGAGACATTTGAGGACTCCTTATGAAGCCGAATTTGATGAAAAGGATTTGGAGTAG